CAGTTCGCCGGTCACGTCGCAAACCTCCAGCCGCGGCCGGTGCCCCGCCGTGGCCAGGCGCTCCCGCGCCGCCTGGACCAGATACGGGTCCACATCCACGCTCGTGACCCGGTCGCCGCCGAGGCGCTGGCACGCCAGGGCGGTCCCGTAGCCGCTGCCGCAGGTCACCAGAAGGCGGGAGTCGTCGGCGAGGAAGGCGTGCTGGTACATCTTCACGACCAGCGCAGGCAGCGTGGCCGACGAGGTCGGCCACGCCTCCGGGACCACGGCTGCGGGCGCGGCGTGATCGGCGTGATGAGGGCCGACGCGGGTGATCAGGCTGAGGCTGTTGTCGTAGGCGCTGCTCATCCACGCGGCGGGGGCGCTGGCCCCGTCTCGCAGTTCGTAGACCCATGTCCCGTCCTGCTCGGCCGGCGTCCACCACCGGGGCACGAACAGGTGCCGGGGCGTGGCGGCCAGGGGCCGGTGCCAGCGGGACTCGGGTCGTACGGTCGCATCGGCCATCTGGGCGGCACGGGTGTTCCAGCCCGCTGGCGTCCGGTCCATGAGGAGGGGGCCCTTTCAGAGGAGCGCGGGCACGGCGGCCGCGGGCTGGCCCGTCATCGCGGGTGCGTAGCCCATCGGGTCGCAGGGATCGTTCTTGCCCGGGTCGCAGGAGTCGCTGTTGGAGGGCTGGCAGTCGGGGTGGCAGGCCGTCAGGTCCGTCCGCCGCGGGATGCTCGCGCTCGCCTCGGCCCAGCGCGGGCTGGACAGGACCGAGGCCAGGCCGGCGTTCAGGACGCTGCCTGCGGTCAGGAAGCGGCCGATCTCGCAGACCGCCACATCACCGCTCGGCAGGACCGTGGCCCTCTGGTCCCCGCACCGTCCGCACAGCTCGGCGGTGGACGGCAGCGTAGTGCCTGCGGCGTTGCCGACGGCCCGCACCTTCCCGACGTGGACGTCGTGAACACCGAGAGTCTGCAGCTCCGCGCGGGCCCGCTCTGCGCGCTCGTGGTCGCCTCCGTCGAGGACCGCGACGTTCAACGGGATGCCGCGCCTGATGGCCTCGACGATGTTGGCGCGCGTCGCCTTGTGCGAGCCTTCTCGGCCGGTGACCTCGTCGTGCTCGGCCGCAACGCTGCTGTGGTATGTCGTCGCCAGTCGGACGCCGGGGTGTTTCAACAGGCGCCAGTGCTCGTCGCGGATACGGAAGAGGTTGCTGTAGACCCGCACTCGCAGGCTGGCGTCCACCGCGCGCCGGGCGATGGGGACGAAACCGGGATGGAGAGTAGGCTCGCCGCCGATCAGCTGGATCTCCTCGACGCCGAGCGCGACGGCCTGGTCGATGATCCGGAGCCAGTCGTCATCGCTCATGGTGCCGTGGCTCCGCGTCGGCCCGGAGGCGGCGTAACA
This portion of the Streptomyces sp. NBC_01264 genome encodes:
- a CDS encoding radical SAM protein, which codes for MTIVREALTRLRFLSLEITGRCQLSCPSLCYAASGPTRSHGTMSDDDWLRIIDQAVALGVEEIQLIGGEPTLHPGFVPIARRAVDASLRVRVYSNLFRIRDEHWRLLKHPGVRLATTYHSSVAAEHDEVTGREGSHKATRANIVEAIRRGIPLNVAVLDGGDHERAERARAELQTLGVHDVHVGKVRAVGNAAGTTLPSTAELCGRCGDQRATVLPSGDVAVCEIGRFLTAGSVLNAGLASVLSSPRWAEASASIPRRTDLTACHPDCQPSNSDSCDPGKNDPCDPMGYAPAMTGQPAAAVPALL